A stretch of Vigna angularis cultivar LongXiaoDou No.4 chromosome 4, ASM1680809v1, whole genome shotgun sequence DNA encodes these proteins:
- the LOC108331548 gene encoding uncharacterized protein LOC108331548 isoform X1 — MEDTIDATATLDYASIKIFPHQNRYEAFVCKGKQSGKVAAGHLEHLLPHLPAINDLYAEGFDAKFDLELPENLHGAEWFSKATLKRFLHVVSSPDLINVISSILDEMSQLEDSKKFHVSLYGKGHQDHLEMERDGNYSSYGEAPASKPEVSIVSPDVSKNELLRAMDLRLTALIDKLAETFNKATGATCSPEDLTYLAKFSQHFGATNIGHSLCKFIELNHKNQHVGPLSNETILHSCDVTKDNANKIVKSLQSSKPLHSNTPVKYGVSPAKAAQVERHGSTESEESSNSSDEDQTSAERSRSLVRSATPRRSASPMRRVQIGRAGPRRAAALTIKSLNYFPGRERPNTFRDASENDCEGEVSEQSYKKSEIDVRRITVQDAISLFESKQRDQTTDIQKRKSLADVSVSTNKSVLRRWSAGMGETSVQDQPEHVPEDPVPVTSNDAVHDKIPKNSDVGVVSDFVSEIDSSNEIIDCDKKPERQENVGLYTEDNPNETNPAVKDETVNKLAASAEWNQRKQEEFNQILKKMVESKPVLFGKSQPSRNHNISFERRGGSYNHYKEKRDEKLKGAKSGKVEKEAQFRQMQQLLDKSKVEMSKNASASKKGSSRLPQTSQRKSTQATNSPKETSKPSATKKISSRTSPMPATRKSWSATPSPRTAGTSPAKARGGISSANTTPTRRKPVSTTSVPQPSPQKERSQPRKRNDKETQTNNNSKSLRSMTEKRQPAVPNKSKAVKAKVTTASEEVSVPSKTSLSNKGTKKSSVVPLESKPFLRKGSRMGHGTADLIKKKGPPKIEKSQRESADLIEDRESELIVNASDLVSHHSDGDTMTPIHQNAATVPDPQINNQSQCSEPEKLDQNPTDGDVVTYTEESSLNIRNEEELTISPSAWVDTEEDSSKPCEDDTFQSVSLANAVPVGSSSPRVRHSLSQMLQEESSEPDSCEWGNAENPPAMIYQKDAPKGLKRLLKFARKSKGDTGSTGWSSPSVFSEGEDDAEELKNSNKRNADNLLRKAALNVKSYGQPKNSVHDGYERNLAGRGDGKDSHKMQDGAGPTRGSRSFFSLSAFRGSKP, encoded by the exons ATTTACCTGCAATAAATGATTTGTATGCTGAAGGATTTGATGCAAAATTCGATCTTGAATTACCAGAAAATCTGCATGGTGCTGAATGGTTTTCAAAAGCAACACTTAAAAG gtTCCTTCATGTTGTTAGTTCACCAGATTTGATAAATGTCATCAGCAGTATCCTGGATGAGATGTCTCAGTTGGAAGATTCAAAGAAATTTCATGTTTCTTTATATGGGAAG GGCCACCAGGATCATCTCGAAATGGAAAGAg ATGGTAATTATAGCTCTTATGGTGAAGCACCAGCTTCCAAA CCAGAAGTTAGCATTGTGTCACCCGATGTTTCAAA GAATGAATTGTTACGAGCAATGGATCTAAGATTAACAGCTTTGATTGACAAATTGGCTGAAACTTTTAACAAAGCCACTGGTGCTACATGCTCCCCTGAAGATCTGACCTATTTagcaaaattttctcaacatTTTGGGGCCACTAACATAGG GCATTCTTTATGCAAGTTTATAGAACTAAACCACAAGAACCAGCATGTTGGGCCCCTGAGCAATGAAACAATCTTGCACTCATGTGATGTGACAAAAGACAATGCAAACAAGATTGTCAAAAGCCTGCAGAGTTCCAAACCATTACATTCTAATACACCAGTTAAGTATGGTGTTTCACCAGCAAAAGCTGCCCAGGTTGAGAGACACGGTTCAACAGAAAGTGAGGAATCTTCTAACTCTAGTGATGAGGATCAAACATCTGCTGAGAGAAGCCGCTCTCTTGTAAGATCTGCAACACCCAGAAGATCAGCATCCCCTATGCGAAGGGTCCAAATAGGAAGAGCTGGACCCCGCAGAGCTGCTGCCTTAACTATCAAGAGTCTCAATTATTTTCCTGGCAGAGAGAGGCCAAATACATTTAGAGATGCTTCTGAAAATGACTGTGAAGGGGAAGTATCTGAGCAATCCTATAAGAAATCAGAAATTGATGTAAGGAGGATAACTGTACAAGATGCCATAAGTCTTTTTGAAAGCAAACAACGTGATCAAACTACTGATATTCAGAAGAGGAAGTCATTAGCAGATGTTTCTGTTAGTACAAATAAATCTGTCTTGAGAAGATGGAGTGCCGGTATGGGGGAAACCTCTGTGCAAGACCAGCCAGAACATGTTCCTGAAGATCCCGTTCCAGTGACTTCTAATGATGCAGTGCATGACAAGATTCCAAAAAATTCAGATGTAGGAGTGGTGTCTGATTTTGTTTCCGAAATTGACAGTAGTAATGAGATTATTGATTGTGATAAAAAACCAGAAAGACAGGAAAATGTAGGTTTATACACTGAAGATAATCCAAATGAAACCAACCCAGCGGTAAAAGATGAAACTGTAAATAAGTTAGCAGCATCAGCAGAGTGGAATCAACGAAAGCAAGAAGAGTTCAatcaaattcttaaaaaaatggttgaaagCAAGCCTGTTTTATTTGGGAAGTCCCAGCCCAGCAGAAACCATAATATTTCATTTGAGCGGAGAGGAGGGTCTTACAATCATTATAAGGAAAAGCGTGACGAAAAACTTAAAGGAGCAAAGTCTggaaaagtagaaaaagaagCACAATTCCGACAAATGCAGCAACTACTTGATAAGAGTAAGGTTGAAATGTCCAAAAATGCGAGTGCAAGTAAAAAAGGTTCTTCAAGATTGCCCCAAACTTCTCAAAGAAAATCAACTCAAGCTACAAATTCTCCAAAGGAAACATCTAAGCCTTCAGCTACAAAAAAGATATCATCTAGAACGTCACCCATGCCTGCTACACGTAAATCTTGGTCAGCAACACCTTCACCAAGGACAGCTGGTACATCCCCAGCCAAAGCACGTGGTGGAATTTCATCTGCCAACACCACCCCAACACGGCGGAAGCCTGTGTCCACTACATCTGTTCCCCAACCAAGCCCCCAAAAGGAAAGATCTCAGCCACGGAAGAGAAACGACAAAGAAACTCAGACCAACAATAATTCCAAGAGCCTCAGAAGCATGACTGAGAAGCGGCAGCCAGCCGTCCCAAACAAGAGCAAGGCAGTCAAAGCAAAAGTGACGACAGCTTCTGAAGAAGTCTCTGTTCCTTCAAAGACTAGCTTAAGTAATAAGGGAACCAAGAAAAGCAGTGTGGTGCCTTTGGAATCAAAACCATTTTTACGTAAGGGTTCTCGGATGGGGCATGGAACTGCCGATCTTATCAAGAAAAAAGGTCCtcctaaaattgaaaaatctcAGAGAGAGAGTGCAGATCTTATTGAAGATCGAGAAAGTGAGTTGATTGTCAATGCTTCTGACTTGGTCAGTCACCATTCAGACGGGGATACGATGACACCTATTCATCAGAATGCTGCTACAGTACCAGACCCTCAGATAAATAACCAATCGCAATGCAGTGAGCCAGAGAAGTTAGACCAAAATCCTACTGATGGTGATGTCGTAACATACACGGAAGAATCTTCCTTAAATATAAGGAATGAAGAAGAATTAACCATATCACCTTCTGCCTGGGTGGACACAGAAGAAGATTCGTCCAAGCCATGTGAGGATGACACATTTCAATCAGTATCTCTGGCAAATGCTGTTCCAGTGGGATCATCTAGTCCGCGTGTTCGTCATTCTCTATCACAGATGCTACAGGAAGAAAGTAGTGAACCTGACTCTTGTGAGTGGGGAAATGCCGAGAACCCCCCTGCCATGATATACCAAAAAGATGCACCCAAAGGTTTGAAAAGACTGTTGAAATTTGCTCGGAAGAGCAAGGGCGATACAGGTTCCACTGGCTGGTCTAGCCCATCTGTTTTCTCTGAAGGAGAGGATGATGCAGAGGAACttaaaaattctaataaaaGGAATGCTGACAATCTACTGAGGAAGGCCGCACTCAATGTGAAAAGCTACGGACAACCAAAAAATTCAGTACATGATGGATATGAAAGAAATTTAG CAGGCAGAGGTGATGGCAAGGATTCTCACAAGATGCAAGACGGTGCTGGTCCAACAAGAG GGTCAAGatcattcttttctctttcagcTTTTAGGGGAAGCAAGCCCTGA
- the LOC108331548 gene encoding uncharacterized protein LOC108331548 isoform X2 encodes MEDTIDATATLDYASIKIFPHQNRYEAFVCKGKQSGKVAAGHLEHLLPHLPAINDLYAEGFDAKFDLELPENLHGAEWFSKATLKRFLHVVSSPDLINVISSILDEMSQLEDSKKFHVSLYGKGHQDHLEMERDGNYSSYGEAPASKPEVSIVSPDVSKNELLRAMDLRLTALIDKLAETFNKATGATCSPEDLTYLAKFSQHFGATNIGHSLCKFIELNHKNQHVGPLSNETILHSCDVTKDNANKIVKSLQSSKPLHSNTPVKYGVSPAKAAQVERHGSTESEESSNSSDEDQTSAERSRSLVRSATPRRSASPMRRVQIGRAGPRRAAALTIKSLNYFPGRERPNTFRDASENDCEGEVSEQSYKKSEIDVRRITVQDAISLFESKQRDQTTDIQKRKSLADVSVSTNKSVLRRWSAGMGETSVQDQPEHVPEDPVPVTSNDAVHDKIPKNSDVGVVSDFVSEIDSSNEIIDCDKKPERQENVGLYTEDNPNETNPAVKDETVNKLAASAEWNQRKQEEFNQILKKMVESKPVLFGKSQPSRNHNISFERRGGSYNHYKEKRDEKLKGAKSGKVEKEAQFRQMQQLLDKSKVEMSKNASASKKGSSRLPQTSQRKSTQATNSPKETSKPSATKKISSRTSPMPATRKSWSATPSPRTAGTSPAKARGGISSANTTPTRRKPVSTTSVPQPSPQKERSQPRKRNDKETQTNNNSKSLRSMTEKRQPAVPNKSKAVKAKVTTASEEVSVPSKTSLSNKGTKKSSVVPLESKPFLRKGSRMGHGTADLIKKKGPPKIEKSQRESADLIEDRESELIVNASDLVSHHSDGDTMTPIHQNAATVPDPQINNQSQCSEPEKLDQNPTDGDVVTYTEESSLNIRNEEELTISPSAWVDTEEDSSKPCEDDTFQSVSLANAVPVGSSSPRVRHSLSQMLQEESSEPDSCEWGNAENPPAMIYQKDAPKGLKRLLKFARKSKGDTGSTGWSSPSVFSEGEDDAEELKNSNKRNADNLLRKAALNVKSYGQPKNSVHDGYERNLGRGDGKDSHKMQDGAGPTRGSRSFFSLSAFRGSKP; translated from the exons ATTTACCTGCAATAAATGATTTGTATGCTGAAGGATTTGATGCAAAATTCGATCTTGAATTACCAGAAAATCTGCATGGTGCTGAATGGTTTTCAAAAGCAACACTTAAAAG gtTCCTTCATGTTGTTAGTTCACCAGATTTGATAAATGTCATCAGCAGTATCCTGGATGAGATGTCTCAGTTGGAAGATTCAAAGAAATTTCATGTTTCTTTATATGGGAAG GGCCACCAGGATCATCTCGAAATGGAAAGAg ATGGTAATTATAGCTCTTATGGTGAAGCACCAGCTTCCAAA CCAGAAGTTAGCATTGTGTCACCCGATGTTTCAAA GAATGAATTGTTACGAGCAATGGATCTAAGATTAACAGCTTTGATTGACAAATTGGCTGAAACTTTTAACAAAGCCACTGGTGCTACATGCTCCCCTGAAGATCTGACCTATTTagcaaaattttctcaacatTTTGGGGCCACTAACATAGG GCATTCTTTATGCAAGTTTATAGAACTAAACCACAAGAACCAGCATGTTGGGCCCCTGAGCAATGAAACAATCTTGCACTCATGTGATGTGACAAAAGACAATGCAAACAAGATTGTCAAAAGCCTGCAGAGTTCCAAACCATTACATTCTAATACACCAGTTAAGTATGGTGTTTCACCAGCAAAAGCTGCCCAGGTTGAGAGACACGGTTCAACAGAAAGTGAGGAATCTTCTAACTCTAGTGATGAGGATCAAACATCTGCTGAGAGAAGCCGCTCTCTTGTAAGATCTGCAACACCCAGAAGATCAGCATCCCCTATGCGAAGGGTCCAAATAGGAAGAGCTGGACCCCGCAGAGCTGCTGCCTTAACTATCAAGAGTCTCAATTATTTTCCTGGCAGAGAGAGGCCAAATACATTTAGAGATGCTTCTGAAAATGACTGTGAAGGGGAAGTATCTGAGCAATCCTATAAGAAATCAGAAATTGATGTAAGGAGGATAACTGTACAAGATGCCATAAGTCTTTTTGAAAGCAAACAACGTGATCAAACTACTGATATTCAGAAGAGGAAGTCATTAGCAGATGTTTCTGTTAGTACAAATAAATCTGTCTTGAGAAGATGGAGTGCCGGTATGGGGGAAACCTCTGTGCAAGACCAGCCAGAACATGTTCCTGAAGATCCCGTTCCAGTGACTTCTAATGATGCAGTGCATGACAAGATTCCAAAAAATTCAGATGTAGGAGTGGTGTCTGATTTTGTTTCCGAAATTGACAGTAGTAATGAGATTATTGATTGTGATAAAAAACCAGAAAGACAGGAAAATGTAGGTTTATACACTGAAGATAATCCAAATGAAACCAACCCAGCGGTAAAAGATGAAACTGTAAATAAGTTAGCAGCATCAGCAGAGTGGAATCAACGAAAGCAAGAAGAGTTCAatcaaattcttaaaaaaatggttgaaagCAAGCCTGTTTTATTTGGGAAGTCCCAGCCCAGCAGAAACCATAATATTTCATTTGAGCGGAGAGGAGGGTCTTACAATCATTATAAGGAAAAGCGTGACGAAAAACTTAAAGGAGCAAAGTCTggaaaagtagaaaaagaagCACAATTCCGACAAATGCAGCAACTACTTGATAAGAGTAAGGTTGAAATGTCCAAAAATGCGAGTGCAAGTAAAAAAGGTTCTTCAAGATTGCCCCAAACTTCTCAAAGAAAATCAACTCAAGCTACAAATTCTCCAAAGGAAACATCTAAGCCTTCAGCTACAAAAAAGATATCATCTAGAACGTCACCCATGCCTGCTACACGTAAATCTTGGTCAGCAACACCTTCACCAAGGACAGCTGGTACATCCCCAGCCAAAGCACGTGGTGGAATTTCATCTGCCAACACCACCCCAACACGGCGGAAGCCTGTGTCCACTACATCTGTTCCCCAACCAAGCCCCCAAAAGGAAAGATCTCAGCCACGGAAGAGAAACGACAAAGAAACTCAGACCAACAATAATTCCAAGAGCCTCAGAAGCATGACTGAGAAGCGGCAGCCAGCCGTCCCAAACAAGAGCAAGGCAGTCAAAGCAAAAGTGACGACAGCTTCTGAAGAAGTCTCTGTTCCTTCAAAGACTAGCTTAAGTAATAAGGGAACCAAGAAAAGCAGTGTGGTGCCTTTGGAATCAAAACCATTTTTACGTAAGGGTTCTCGGATGGGGCATGGAACTGCCGATCTTATCAAGAAAAAAGGTCCtcctaaaattgaaaaatctcAGAGAGAGAGTGCAGATCTTATTGAAGATCGAGAAAGTGAGTTGATTGTCAATGCTTCTGACTTGGTCAGTCACCATTCAGACGGGGATACGATGACACCTATTCATCAGAATGCTGCTACAGTACCAGACCCTCAGATAAATAACCAATCGCAATGCAGTGAGCCAGAGAAGTTAGACCAAAATCCTACTGATGGTGATGTCGTAACATACACGGAAGAATCTTCCTTAAATATAAGGAATGAAGAAGAATTAACCATATCACCTTCTGCCTGGGTGGACACAGAAGAAGATTCGTCCAAGCCATGTGAGGATGACACATTTCAATCAGTATCTCTGGCAAATGCTGTTCCAGTGGGATCATCTAGTCCGCGTGTTCGTCATTCTCTATCACAGATGCTACAGGAAGAAAGTAGTGAACCTGACTCTTGTGAGTGGGGAAATGCCGAGAACCCCCCTGCCATGATATACCAAAAAGATGCACCCAAAGGTTTGAAAAGACTGTTGAAATTTGCTCGGAAGAGCAAGGGCGATACAGGTTCCACTGGCTGGTCTAGCCCATCTGTTTTCTCTGAAGGAGAGGATGATGCAGAGGAACttaaaaattctaataaaaGGAATGCTGACAATCTACTGAGGAAGGCCGCACTCAATGTGAAAAGCTACGGACAACCAAAAAATTCAGTACATGATGGATATGAAAGAAATTTAG GCAGAGGTGATGGCAAGGATTCTCACAAGATGCAAGACGGTGCTGGTCCAACAAGAG GGTCAAGatcattcttttctctttcagcTTTTAGGGGAAGCAAGCCCTGA
- the LOC108331548 gene encoding uncharacterized protein LOC108331548 isoform X3, whose product MDLRLTALIDKLAETFNKATGATCSPEDLTYLAKFSQHFGATNIGHSLCKFIELNHKNQHVGPLSNETILHSCDVTKDNANKIVKSLQSSKPLHSNTPVKYGVSPAKAAQVERHGSTESEESSNSSDEDQTSAERSRSLVRSATPRRSASPMRRVQIGRAGPRRAAALTIKSLNYFPGRERPNTFRDASENDCEGEVSEQSYKKSEIDVRRITVQDAISLFESKQRDQTTDIQKRKSLADVSVSTNKSVLRRWSAGMGETSVQDQPEHVPEDPVPVTSNDAVHDKIPKNSDVGVVSDFVSEIDSSNEIIDCDKKPERQENVGLYTEDNPNETNPAVKDETVNKLAASAEWNQRKQEEFNQILKKMVESKPVLFGKSQPSRNHNISFERRGGSYNHYKEKRDEKLKGAKSGKVEKEAQFRQMQQLLDKSKVEMSKNASASKKGSSRLPQTSQRKSTQATNSPKETSKPSATKKISSRTSPMPATRKSWSATPSPRTAGTSPAKARGGISSANTTPTRRKPVSTTSVPQPSPQKERSQPRKRNDKETQTNNNSKSLRSMTEKRQPAVPNKSKAVKAKVTTASEEVSVPSKTSLSNKGTKKSSVVPLESKPFLRKGSRMGHGTADLIKKKGPPKIEKSQRESADLIEDRESELIVNASDLVSHHSDGDTMTPIHQNAATVPDPQINNQSQCSEPEKLDQNPTDGDVVTYTEESSLNIRNEEELTISPSAWVDTEEDSSKPCEDDTFQSVSLANAVPVGSSSPRVRHSLSQMLQEESSEPDSCEWGNAENPPAMIYQKDAPKGLKRLLKFARKSKGDTGSTGWSSPSVFSEGEDDAEELKNSNKRNADNLLRKAALNVKSYGQPKNSVHDGYERNLAGRGDGKDSHKMQDGAGPTRGSRSFFSLSAFRGSKP is encoded by the exons ATGGATCTAAGATTAACAGCTTTGATTGACAAATTGGCTGAAACTTTTAACAAAGCCACTGGTGCTACATGCTCCCCTGAAGATCTGACCTATTTagcaaaattttctcaacatTTTGGGGCCACTAACATAGG GCATTCTTTATGCAAGTTTATAGAACTAAACCACAAGAACCAGCATGTTGGGCCCCTGAGCAATGAAACAATCTTGCACTCATGTGATGTGACAAAAGACAATGCAAACAAGATTGTCAAAAGCCTGCAGAGTTCCAAACCATTACATTCTAATACACCAGTTAAGTATGGTGTTTCACCAGCAAAAGCTGCCCAGGTTGAGAGACACGGTTCAACAGAAAGTGAGGAATCTTCTAACTCTAGTGATGAGGATCAAACATCTGCTGAGAGAAGCCGCTCTCTTGTAAGATCTGCAACACCCAGAAGATCAGCATCCCCTATGCGAAGGGTCCAAATAGGAAGAGCTGGACCCCGCAGAGCTGCTGCCTTAACTATCAAGAGTCTCAATTATTTTCCTGGCAGAGAGAGGCCAAATACATTTAGAGATGCTTCTGAAAATGACTGTGAAGGGGAAGTATCTGAGCAATCCTATAAGAAATCAGAAATTGATGTAAGGAGGATAACTGTACAAGATGCCATAAGTCTTTTTGAAAGCAAACAACGTGATCAAACTACTGATATTCAGAAGAGGAAGTCATTAGCAGATGTTTCTGTTAGTACAAATAAATCTGTCTTGAGAAGATGGAGTGCCGGTATGGGGGAAACCTCTGTGCAAGACCAGCCAGAACATGTTCCTGAAGATCCCGTTCCAGTGACTTCTAATGATGCAGTGCATGACAAGATTCCAAAAAATTCAGATGTAGGAGTGGTGTCTGATTTTGTTTCCGAAATTGACAGTAGTAATGAGATTATTGATTGTGATAAAAAACCAGAAAGACAGGAAAATGTAGGTTTATACACTGAAGATAATCCAAATGAAACCAACCCAGCGGTAAAAGATGAAACTGTAAATAAGTTAGCAGCATCAGCAGAGTGGAATCAACGAAAGCAAGAAGAGTTCAatcaaattcttaaaaaaatggttgaaagCAAGCCTGTTTTATTTGGGAAGTCCCAGCCCAGCAGAAACCATAATATTTCATTTGAGCGGAGAGGAGGGTCTTACAATCATTATAAGGAAAAGCGTGACGAAAAACTTAAAGGAGCAAAGTCTggaaaagtagaaaaagaagCACAATTCCGACAAATGCAGCAACTACTTGATAAGAGTAAGGTTGAAATGTCCAAAAATGCGAGTGCAAGTAAAAAAGGTTCTTCAAGATTGCCCCAAACTTCTCAAAGAAAATCAACTCAAGCTACAAATTCTCCAAAGGAAACATCTAAGCCTTCAGCTACAAAAAAGATATCATCTAGAACGTCACCCATGCCTGCTACACGTAAATCTTGGTCAGCAACACCTTCACCAAGGACAGCTGGTACATCCCCAGCCAAAGCACGTGGTGGAATTTCATCTGCCAACACCACCCCAACACGGCGGAAGCCTGTGTCCACTACATCTGTTCCCCAACCAAGCCCCCAAAAGGAAAGATCTCAGCCACGGAAGAGAAACGACAAAGAAACTCAGACCAACAATAATTCCAAGAGCCTCAGAAGCATGACTGAGAAGCGGCAGCCAGCCGTCCCAAACAAGAGCAAGGCAGTCAAAGCAAAAGTGACGACAGCTTCTGAAGAAGTCTCTGTTCCTTCAAAGACTAGCTTAAGTAATAAGGGAACCAAGAAAAGCAGTGTGGTGCCTTTGGAATCAAAACCATTTTTACGTAAGGGTTCTCGGATGGGGCATGGAACTGCCGATCTTATCAAGAAAAAAGGTCCtcctaaaattgaaaaatctcAGAGAGAGAGTGCAGATCTTATTGAAGATCGAGAAAGTGAGTTGATTGTCAATGCTTCTGACTTGGTCAGTCACCATTCAGACGGGGATACGATGACACCTATTCATCAGAATGCTGCTACAGTACCAGACCCTCAGATAAATAACCAATCGCAATGCAGTGAGCCAGAGAAGTTAGACCAAAATCCTACTGATGGTGATGTCGTAACATACACGGAAGAATCTTCCTTAAATATAAGGAATGAAGAAGAATTAACCATATCACCTTCTGCCTGGGTGGACACAGAAGAAGATTCGTCCAAGCCATGTGAGGATGACACATTTCAATCAGTATCTCTGGCAAATGCTGTTCCAGTGGGATCATCTAGTCCGCGTGTTCGTCATTCTCTATCACAGATGCTACAGGAAGAAAGTAGTGAACCTGACTCTTGTGAGTGGGGAAATGCCGAGAACCCCCCTGCCATGATATACCAAAAAGATGCACCCAAAGGTTTGAAAAGACTGTTGAAATTTGCTCGGAAGAGCAAGGGCGATACAGGTTCCACTGGCTGGTCTAGCCCATCTGTTTTCTCTGAAGGAGAGGATGATGCAGAGGAACttaaaaattctaataaaaGGAATGCTGACAATCTACTGAGGAAGGCCGCACTCAATGTGAAAAGCTACGGACAACCAAAAAATTCAGTACATGATGGATATGAAAGAAATTTAG CAGGCAGAGGTGATGGCAAGGATTCTCACAAGATGCAAGACGGTGCTGGTCCAACAAGAG GGTCAAGatcattcttttctctttcagcTTTTAGGGGAAGCAAGCCCTGA